A genomic region of Gossypium hirsutum isolate 1008001.06 chromosome D01, Gossypium_hirsutum_v2.1, whole genome shotgun sequence contains the following coding sequences:
- the LOC107936147 gene encoding flowering-promoting factor 1-like protein 3: protein MSGVWVFKNGVVRLVENPGVDSFDGSRQGSNTRRKLLIHTPSNEAITSYAILERKLSILGWERYYDDPDLLQFHKRSTVHLISLPKDFSKFKSMHMFDIVVKNRNMFEVRDV from the coding sequence ATGTCCGGCGTTTGGGTTTTTAAGAACGGCGTTGTTCGTCTCGTCGAGAACCCTGGGGTCGACTCCTTTGACGGAAGCCGTCAGGGTTCCAACACTCGTCGCAAACTGCTTATCCACACTCCATCTAACGAAGCAATCACTTCTTACGCGATTCTCGAGCGTAAGCTATCAATTTTGGGGTGGGAAAGATACTATGATGACCCAGACCTTCTTCAATTCCACAAACGATCCACCGTTCATCTGATCTCGCTTCCTAAAGATTTCAGCAAGTTCAAATCCATGCACATGTTCGACATCGTCGTCAAGAACCGTAACATGTTCGAAGTCAGGGATGTGTAG
- the LOC107936146 gene encoding 60S ribosome subunit biogenesis protein NIP7 homolog — protein MRPLDEKETTAVFEKIFKFTGNNLKNIVENPSHEGPDKEPGRYCFRLHKNKVYYVSDSLVKRATNVARTKLASIGTCVGRFTHGGNFHLTIECLNLLAANAKHKVWLKPTSEMSFLYANHVLKGGLGRITESIAPGDGVVVFSMSDLPLGFGVAAKSTQDCRKLDPNAIVVLHQADIGEYLRMENQHEQIIEE, from the coding sequence ATGAGGCCTCTAGACGAGAAAGAAACCACCGCCGTTTTCGAAAAAATCTTTAAATTCACCGGGAACAACCTGAAGAACATAGTCGAGAACCCATCTCATGAAGGACCCGACAAGGAACCCGGTCGCTATTGTTTCAGGCTACACAAAAACAAGGTCTATTACGTCAGCGACTCCCTCGTCAAACGAGCCACTAACGTCGCCAGAACCAAGCTGGCTTCCATTGGAACCTGCGTAGGTAGGTTCACCCACGGTGGCAACTTCCATCTGACCATCGAATGCTTAAACCTCTTGGCTGCTAACGCCAAGCACAAGGTTTGGCTGAAACCCACGTCGGAGATGTCGTTTCTTTACGCGAATCACGTTTTGAAAGGTGGGCTAGGGAGGATAACGGAGAGCATCGCGCCTGGTGATGGGGTTGTGGTTTTTTCCATGTCGGATTTGCCTTTGGGGTTTGGGGTTGCGGCGAAGAGTACACAGGATTGTAGGAAATTGGATCCTAATGCCATTGTCGTGCTTCATCAGGCTGATATTGGGGAGTATTTGAGGATGGAGAATCAGCATGAGCAGATAATTGAAGAATAA
- the LOC121213721 gene encoding vesicle-associated membrane protein 724, protein MSLEPFIYSFVARGTMILAEYTEFTGNFPAIATQCLQKLPSSNNKFTYNCDHHTFNFLVEDGYAYCVVAKDSVGKQISIAFLERMKADFKKRYGGGKADTAIAKSLNKEFGPVMKEHMKYIIEHAEEIEKLLKVKAQVSEVKSIMLENIDKAIDRGENLTTLADKTENLRDQAQAYRNQGTKIRRKMWYQNMKIKLVVLGILVLLILVIWLSVCHGFDCTN, encoded by the exons ATGAGTCTGGAACCGTTTATTTACAGCTTCGTGGCTCGAGGAACAATGATCTTGGCCGAGTACACTGAGTTCACTGGGAATTTCCCAGCCATCGCAACTCAGTGTTTGCAAAAACTCCCTTCTTCTAATAACAAGTTTACTTACAACTGTGATCACCATACCTTTAATTTTCTTGTTGAAGATGGTTACG CTTATTGTGTTGTTGCCAAAGATTCCGTTGGAAAGCAAATCTCTATTGCATTTTTGGAACGTATGAAAGCAGACTTTAAGAAAAGATATGGGGGTGGAAAAGCTGATACAGCTATTGCCAAAAGTCTTAACAAGGAGTTCGG ACCAGTTATGAAGGAGCACATGAAATATATTATCGAACATGCTGAAGAAATCGAAAAGCTATTAAAGGTGAAGGCCCAAGTTTCGGAAGTTAAAAGTATAATGTTGGAGAATATTGACAAG GCGATTGATCGAGGAGAAAACCTAACCACACTTGCTGACAAGACCGAGAATCTACGTGATCAG GCCCAAGCATACAGGAACCAAGGGACGAAAATCCGTCGTAAGATGTGGTATCAAAACATGAAGATAAAGTTGGTGGTTCTCGGAATCTTGGTTCTTCTAATCCTTGTAATCTGGCTTTCGGTTTGTCACGGATTTGATTGCACCAACTAA